In Pseudomonas alcaliphila JAB1, a single window of DNA contains:
- the ftsH gene encoding ATP-dependent zinc metalloprotease FtsH, which translates to MAKNLILWLIIAAVLVTVMNNFSSPSEPQTLSYSQFIEQVKEGRVERVTVDGYVISGKRTDGEGFKTIRPAIQDEGLIGDLLDNNVVIEGKQPEQQSIWTQLLVASFPILVIIAVFMFFMRQMQGGAGGKGGPMSFGKSKARLLSEDQVKTTFADVAGCDEAKEEVSELVEFLRDPGKFQRLGGRIPRGVLMVGSPGTGKTLLAKAVAGEAKVPFFTISGSDFVEMFVGVGASRVRDMFDQAKKHAPCIIFIDEIDAVGRHRGAGMGGGHDEREQTLNQLLVEMDGFEMNDGIIVIAATNRPDVLDPALLRPGRFDRQVVVGLPDIRGREQILKVHMRKVPMSDDVQPAVIARGTPGFSGADLANLVNEASLFAARAGKRVVEMKEFELAKDKIMMGAERKTMVMSDKEKLNTAFHEAGHAIVGRLVPEHDPVYKVSIIPRGRALGVTMFLPEEDRYSLSKRALISQICSLFGGRIAEEMTLGFDGVTTGASNDIMRATQLAKNMVTKWGLSEKLGPLMYAEEEGEVFLGRSMGSQASNVSGETAKLIDEEVRRIIDECYATAKKLLVENRDKLDAMAEALMKYETIDAEQIDDIMNGREPREPRGWDGGGDSGAPQAKVDEPDRSEKPIGGPAAEH; encoded by the coding sequence ATGGCAAAGAATCTGATCCTGTGGCTGATCATCGCGGCGGTGCTGGTTACCGTGATGAACAACTTCTCCAGTCCGAGCGAGCCGCAGACCCTGAGCTACTCGCAATTCATCGAGCAGGTGAAGGAAGGGCGCGTTGAGCGCGTTACCGTCGATGGTTACGTGATCTCCGGCAAGCGTACCGATGGTGAGGGCTTCAAGACCATTCGCCCGGCTATTCAGGACGAAGGCCTGATCGGCGACCTGCTGGATAACAACGTGGTTATCGAAGGCAAGCAGCCTGAGCAGCAGAGCATCTGGACTCAGTTGCTGGTCGCCAGCTTCCCGATTCTGGTGATCATCGCCGTATTCATGTTCTTCATGCGCCAGATGCAGGGCGGTGCTGGTGGCAAGGGCGGGCCGATGAGCTTCGGCAAGTCCAAGGCGCGTCTGCTCTCCGAAGATCAGGTCAAGACCACCTTCGCCGATGTCGCCGGTTGCGACGAGGCCAAGGAAGAAGTCAGCGAACTGGTGGAATTCCTCCGCGATCCGGGCAAGTTCCAGCGCCTGGGCGGTCGCATCCCGCGTGGCGTACTGATGGTTGGCTCGCCGGGTACCGGCAAGACCTTGCTCGCCAAAGCCGTGGCCGGTGAGGCGAAAGTGCCGTTCTTCACCATTTCCGGTTCCGACTTCGTTGAGATGTTCGTCGGTGTTGGTGCCAGCCGTGTTCGCGACATGTTCGATCAGGCCAAGAAGCACGCGCCGTGCATTATCTTCATCGACGAGATCGACGCCGTGGGTCGCCATCGTGGCGCCGGCATGGGCGGCGGTCACGACGAGCGTGAGCAGACCCTCAACCAGTTGCTGGTGGAGATGGATGGTTTCGAAATGAACGATGGCATCATCGTCATCGCCGCAACAAACCGCCCGGATGTACTCGACCCTGCGCTGCTGCGTCCTGGCCGCTTCGACCGCCAGGTGGTCGTTGGTCTGCCGGATATTCGTGGTCGCGAGCAGATTCTGAAAGTGCACATGCGCAAGGTGCCGATGAGCGACGACGTGCAGCCGGCGGTGATCGCCCGCGGCACCCCGGGCTTCTCCGGCGCCGACCTGGCCAACCTGGTCAACGAGGCCTCGCTGTTCGCCGCCCGCGCCGGCAAGCGCGTGGTGGAAATGAAGGAATTCGAGCTGGCCAAGGACAAGATCATGATGGGCGCCGAGCGCAAGACCATGGTCATGTCCGACAAGGAGAAGCTCAACACCGCGTTCCACGAGGCGGGCCACGCCATCGTTGGTCGTCTGGTGCCCGAGCATGATCCGGTCTACAAGGTGTCCATTATCCCGCGTGGTCGTGCTCTGGGCGTGACCATGTTCCTGCCGGAAGAAGATCGTTACAGCCTCAGCAAGCGCGCGCTGATCAGCCAGATCTGCTCGCTGTTCGGTGGTCGTATCGCCGAAGAGATGACCCTGGGCTTCGATGGCGTCACCACGGGCGCCTCTAACGACATCATGCGCGCCACCCAACTGGCCAAGAACATGGTCACCAAGTGGGGGCTTTCCGAGAAGCTGGGCCCGCTGATGTATGCGGAAGAGGAGGGTGAAGTTTTCCTCGGTCGCAGCATGGGCAGCCAGGCCAGCAACGTTTCCGGCGAGACTGCCAAGCTGATCGACGAGGAAGTGCGTCGCATCATCGATGAATGCTACGCCACGGCCAAGAAACTGCTGGTAGAGAACCGTGACAAGCTCGATGCCATGGCCGAAGCGCTGATGAAGTACGAAACCATCGACGCCGAGCAGATCGACGACATCATGAATGGTCGCGAGCCTCGTGAGCCACGCGGCTGGGATGGTGGCGGTGACTCCGGTGCTCCGCAGGCCAAGGTCGACGAGCCAGATCGTTCTGAAAAGCCCATTGGTGGGCCGGCGGCCGAGCACTAA
- the rlmE gene encoding 23S rRNA (uridine(2552)-2'-O)-methyltransferase RlmE → MARSKTSQRWLKEHFDDPYVKMAQKDGYRSRASYKLLEIQEKDRILRPGMTVVDLGAAPGGWSQVTSRVIGDKGRLIASDILEMDSIPDVTFIQGDFTDDAVFAQILEAIGENPVDLVISDMAPNMSGVRTADQARAMYLCELALDLAGRVLRPGGDFLIKIFQGEGFDAYHKQVRETFDKVQMRKPLSSRDRSREQYLLARGFRGM, encoded by the coding sequence GTGGCACGTTCCAAGACCAGCCAGCGTTGGCTGAAAGAACATTTCGATGATCCCTACGTGAAGATGGCGCAGAAAGACGGCTATCGTTCGCGCGCCAGCTACAAGTTGCTGGAGATCCAGGAGAAGGATCGCATCCTGCGCCCGGGCATGACCGTGGTCGATCTTGGCGCCGCGCCAGGCGGCTGGTCGCAGGTCACCAGTCGAGTGATCGGCGACAAAGGGCGTCTGATCGCCTCCGACATCCTGGAGATGGACAGCATTCCCGATGTCACCTTCATTCAGGGTGATTTCACCGATGACGCGGTCTTTGCGCAGATTCTCGAGGCCATCGGCGAAAATCCGGTGGACCTTGTTATTTCCGATATGGCCCCCAATATGAGTGGGGTAAGAACCGCCGATCAGGCACGTGCGATGTATCTGTGCGAGCTGGCGCTGGATCTGGCCGGGCGTGTCTTGCGTCCAGGTGGCGATTTTCTGATCAAGATTTTCCAGGGTGAAGGTTTCGACGCCTACCACAAGCAGGTGCGCGAGACGTTCGACAAGGTGCAGATGCGCAAGCCGCTGTCCTCACGCGATCGCTCCCGTGAGCAATATCTGTTGGCGCGCGGTTTTCGCGGGATGTGA
- the yhbY gene encoding ribosome assembly RNA-binding protein YhbY, translating into MPLTQEQKKQFKSIGHHLKPVLIVADNGLTEGVLAELDRALNDHELIKVQLRLTEREDRQAAIVALCENGRAELVQSIGKVALLYRKNPKPNRNLSNVIRYQG; encoded by the coding sequence ATGCCGCTCACTCAAGAGCAGAAGAAACAATTCAAATCTATCGGCCACCACCTGAAACCTGTATTGATCGTGGCTGACAATGGTTTGACCGAGGGCGTGCTGGCCGAACTGGACCGCGCCCTGAACGATCACGAGCTGATCAAGGTACAGCTGCGCCTCACCGAACGCGAGGATCGCCAGGCCGCCATTGTAGCCCTGTGCGAAAACGGACGCGCTGAACTGGTCCAGTCGATTGGCAAGGTCGCCCTGCTCTACCGCAAGAACCCCAAGCCGAATCGCAACCTGTCCAACGTTATTCGTTACCAGGGTTGA
- the greA gene encoding transcription elongation factor GreA: MIKYPMTVQGARALEEELAHLTKVVRPKLSQDIGEARELGDLKENAEYHAAREQQGMVEARVRDIEGRLQNAVIIDVTTIEHTGKVIFGTTVEIANVETDESVTYQIVGEDEADIKQGKISVGSPIARALIGKNEGDVVAVQTPSGLIEYEIVEVRHI, encoded by the coding sequence ATGATCAAATATCCAATGACCGTTCAGGGCGCTCGCGCCCTGGAAGAAGAGCTGGCGCACCTGACCAAGGTGGTTCGCCCGAAACTCAGTCAGGACATCGGTGAAGCCCGCGAGCTGGGTGATCTCAAGGAAAACGCCGAGTACCATGCTGCGCGTGAGCAGCAGGGCATGGTCGAAGCGCGTGTGCGTGATATCGAAGGTCGTCTGCAGAACGCGGTGATCATCGATGTCACCACCATCGAGCACACCGGAAAGGTGATCTTCGGCACCACGGTGGAAATCGCCAACGTCGAAACAGACGAAAGCGTGACCTACCAGATCGTTGGCGAGGACGAAGCCGACATCAAGCAGGGCAAGATTTCCGTCGGCTCGCCTATCGCCCGTGCCTTGATTGGCAAGAATGAAGGCGATGTGGTTGCGGTGCAGACTCCCAGTGGCCTGATCGAGTACGAGATTGTCGAAGTCCGTCATATCTAA
- the carB gene encoding carbamoyl-phosphate synthase large subunit, with product MPKRTDIKSILILGAGPIVIGQACEFDYSGAQACKALKEEGFRVILVNSNPATIMTDPSMADATYIEPIKWATVAKIIEKERPDALLPTMGGQTALNCALDLEKHGVLEKFGVEMIGANADTIDKAEDRSRFDKAMKDIGLACPVSGIAHNMEEAYGVLEKVGFPCIIRPSFTMGGTGGGIAYNREEFEEICARGLDLSPTSELLIDESLIGWKEYEMEVVRDKKDNCIIVCSIENFDPMGVHTGDSITVAPAQTLTDKEYQILRNASLAVLREIGVETGGSNVQFGICPNTGRMVVIEMNPRVSRSSALASKATGFPIAKIAAKLAVGYTLDELSNDITGGRTPASFEPAIDYVVTKVPRFAFEKFPKADARLTTQMKSVGEVMAIGRTFQESMQKALRGLEVGVAGFDPKLDLNDPEAESTLRRELTVPSADRIWYVADAFRAGKTVAEVFELTRIDEWFLVQIEDLIKDEATVETLGLSAIDRDLMFKLKRKGFSDARLAKLLGVSEKSLRAHRHKLKVLPVYKRVDTCAAEFATDTAYMYSTYEEECEANPSSREKIMILGGGPNRIGQGIEFDYCCVHAALAMREDGYETIMVNCNPETVSTDYDTSDRLYFEPVTLEDVLEIVRVEQPKGVIVQYGGQTPLKICRALEEAGVPIIGTSPEAIDRAEDRERFQQMVQRLNLRQPANATARSEDEALALSKNIGYPMVVRPSYVLGGRAMEIVYQEEELKRYMREAVKVSNDSPVLLDRFLNCAIEVDVDAVCDGETVVIGAIMQHIEQAGVHSGDSACSLPPYSLPMHIQDEIREQVKKMALELGVVGLMNVQMAVQGEDIYVIEVNPRASRTVPFVSKCVGESLAKVAARVMAGKSLAEAGYSKEIIPPFFSVKEAVFPFAKFPGVDPILGPEMKSTGEVMGVGDTFGEAFAKAQLGASEILPNSGCAFISVREDDKPEAVQVARDLIALGFEVVATAGTAKVIEAAGLPVRRVNKVTEGRPHVVDMIKNDEVTLIINTTEGRQSIADSYSIRRNALQHKIYCTTTIAAGQAVCEALKFGPEKTVRRLQDLHAGIKA from the coding sequence ATGCCAAAACGTACAGACATCAAAAGTATCCTGATCCTCGGCGCCGGCCCCATCGTCATCGGCCAGGCCTGCGAGTTCGACTACTCCGGCGCTCAGGCGTGCAAGGCGCTGAAGGAAGAAGGTTTCCGCGTCATCCTGGTGAACTCCAACCCGGCCACCATCATGACCGACCCGTCGATGGCTGACGCCACCTATATCGAGCCGATCAAGTGGGCCACTGTGGCCAAGATCATCGAGAAGGAACGCCCGGACGCCCTGCTGCCGACCATGGGTGGCCAGACCGCGCTGAACTGCGCGCTGGACCTGGAAAAGCACGGCGTGCTGGAGAAGTTCGGCGTCGAGATGATCGGTGCCAATGCCGACACCATCGACAAGGCCGAAGACCGTTCGCGCTTCGACAAGGCGATGAAGGACATCGGCCTGGCCTGCCCGGTTTCCGGCATCGCCCACAACATGGAAGAAGCGTACGGCGTGCTCGAGAAGGTTGGCTTCCCCTGCATCATCCGTCCGTCCTTCACCATGGGCGGTACCGGTGGCGGCATCGCCTACAACCGTGAAGAGTTCGAGGAAATCTGCGCCCGCGGTCTCGACCTGTCGCCGACCAGCGAGCTGCTGATCGACGAGTCGCTGATCGGCTGGAAGGAATACGAGATGGAGGTGGTCCGTGACAAGAAGGACAACTGCATCATCGTCTGCTCCATCGAGAACTTCGACCCGATGGGTGTGCACACCGGTGACTCGATCACCGTCGCGCCGGCCCAGACCCTGACCGACAAGGAATACCAGATCCTGCGTAACGCCTCGCTGGCAGTGCTGCGCGAGATCGGCGTGGAGACCGGCGGCTCCAACGTGCAGTTCGGCATCTGCCCGAACACCGGGCGCATGGTCGTCATCGAGATGAACCCGCGTGTATCGCGCAGCTCGGCTCTGGCCTCCAAGGCCACTGGCTTCCCGATCGCCAAGATCGCCGCCAAGCTGGCTGTCGGCTACACCCTCGATGAGCTGTCCAACGACATCACCGGCGGGCGTACCCCGGCGTCGTTCGAACCGGCCATCGACTATGTAGTGACCAAGGTGCCGCGCTTCGCCTTCGAGAAATTCCCGAAAGCCGACGCCCGCCTGACCACCCAGATGAAGTCCGTGGGCGAAGTCATGGCCATCGGCCGTACCTTCCAGGAGTCCATGCAGAAAGCCCTGCGCGGTCTGGAAGTGGGCGTTGCCGGCTTCGATCCGAAGCTCGACCTGAATGACCCGGAGGCTGAAAGCACTCTGCGTCGCGAGCTGACCGTGCCCAGCGCCGACCGCATCTGGTACGTGGCCGATGCCTTCCGCGCCGGCAAGACCGTCGCCGAAGTGTTCGAGCTGACCCGTATCGACGAGTGGTTCCTGGTGCAGATCGAAGATCTGATCAAGGACGAGGCGACTGTGGAGACCCTTGGTCTGTCGGCCATCGACCGCGACCTGATGTTCAAGCTCAAGCGCAAGGGCTTCTCCGATGCGCGCCTGGCCAAGCTGCTGGGTGTGTCCGAGAAGAGCCTGCGCGCCCATCGCCACAAGCTCAAGGTGCTGCCGGTGTACAAGCGCGTGGACACCTGCGCCGCCGAGTTCGCCACCGACACCGCCTACATGTACTCGACCTACGAGGAAGAGTGCGAGGCCAATCCGTCGAGCCGTGAGAAGATCATGATTCTCGGGGGCGGCCCCAACCGTATCGGCCAAGGCATCGAGTTCGACTACTGCTGCGTGCACGCCGCGCTGGCCATGCGTGAAGACGGTTACGAGACCATCATGGTCAACTGCAACCCGGAAACTGTCTCCACCGACTACGACACCTCCGATCGCCTCTACTTCGAGCCAGTGACCCTGGAAGACGTGCTGGAAATCGTCCGTGTCGAGCAGCCGAAAGGCGTCATCGTCCAGTACGGCGGCCAAACCCCGCTGAAGATCTGCCGCGCGCTGGAAGAAGCAGGCGTGCCGATCATCGGCACCAGCCCTGAGGCCATCGACCGCGCCGAAGACCGCGAGCGCTTCCAGCAGATGGTGCAGCGCCTGAACCTGCGTCAGCCGGCCAACGCCACTGCGCGCAGCGAAGACGAAGCCCTGGCCCTGTCGAAGAACATCGGTTACCCGATGGTGGTGCGTCCGTCCTACGTACTGGGCGGCCGGGCGATGGAAATCGTCTACCAGGAAGAAGAACTCAAGCGCTACATGCGCGAAGCGGTGAAAGTCTCCAACGACAGCCCGGTGCTGCTCGATCGCTTCCTCAACTGCGCCATCGAAGTGGACGTGGATGCGGTGTGCGACGGCGAAACCGTGGTGATCGGCGCGATCATGCAGCACATCGAACAGGCCGGCGTGCACTCTGGTGACTCCGCCTGCTCGCTGCCGCCGTACTCGCTGCCGATGCACATCCAGGACGAGATCCGCGAGCAGGTCAAGAAAATGGCCCTGGAGCTCGGCGTGGTCGGTCTGATGAACGTGCAGATGGCCGTGCAGGGCGAGGACATCTACGTCATCGAAGTGAACCCGCGCGCCTCGCGTACCGTGCCGTTCGTCTCCAAGTGCGTCGGCGAGTCGCTGGCCAAGGTGGCTGCGCGCGTCATGGCTGGCAAGAGCCTGGCCGAAGCCGGCTACAGCAAGGAAATCATCCCGCCGTTCTTCAGCGTCAAGGAGGCGGTATTCCCCTTCGCCAAGTTCCCAGGCGTCGACCCGATCCTTGGCCCGGAGATGAAGTCCACCGGTGAAGTCATGGGTGTCGGTGATACCTTCGGCGAAGCCTTCGCCAAGGCCCAGCTGGGCGCCAGCGAGATCCTGCCGAACTCCGGTTGCGCGTTCATCAGCGTACGTGAAGATGACAAGCCGGAAGCCGTTCAGGTCGCCCGTGATCTGATCGCGCTGGGCTTTGAAGTGGTTGCCACTGCCGGCACCGCCAAGGTGATCGAGGCTGCTGGTCTGCCAGTTCGTCGAGTGAACAAGGTGACTGAAGGCCGTCCGCATGTCGTCGACATGATCAAGAATGATGAGGTCACCCTGATCATCAATACCACCGAGGGGCGTCAGTCCATCGCTGACTCCTACTCGATCCGTCGTAACGCCCTGCAGCACAAGATCTACTGCACCACCACCATCGCGGCTGGTCAGGCGGTCTGTGAAGCGCTCAAGTTCGGCCCGGAGAAGACTGTGCGCCGGCTGCAGGATCTGCATGCAGGAATCAAGGCATGA
- the carA gene encoding glutamine-hydrolyzing carbamoyl-phosphate synthase small subunit: protein MTKPAPKPAILALADGSIFRGDSIGADGQTIGEVVFNTAMTGYQEILTDPSYAQQIVTLTYPHIGNTGTTPEDAESNRVWAAGLIIRDLPLISSNWRDKQPLDEYLKANGTVAIAGIDTRRLTRILREKGSQNGCILVGDDATEEKALELARSFPGLKGMDLAKVVSCTERYEWRESTWNLQSDSHPEIPASELPYHVVAYDYGVKLNILRMLVERGCRLTVVPAQTPASDVLALNPDGVFLSNGPGDPEPCDYAIQAIKDVLETDIPVFGICLGHQLLALASGAKTLKMGHGHHGANHPVQDLDSGVVMITSQNHGFAVDESSLPGNLRAIHKSLFDGTLQGIERTDKDAFSFQGHPEASPGPHDVAPLFDRFIEAMAKRR, encoded by the coding sequence TTGACTAAGCCAGCCCCCAAACCTGCCATTTTGGCCCTTGCTGACGGCAGCATTTTTCGCGGCGATTCCATCGGGGCCGATGGCCAGACGATCGGAGAGGTGGTGTTCAACACCGCCATGACCGGCTATCAGGAAATCCTTACCGATCCATCCTATGCCCAGCAGATCGTTACCCTGACTTACCCGCACATCGGCAATACCGGTACCACGCCGGAAGATGCCGAGTCCAACCGCGTCTGGGCCGCTGGCCTGATCATTCGCGACCTGCCGCTGATTTCCAGCAACTGGCGCGACAAGCAGCCGCTGGACGAGTACCTGAAAGCCAACGGCACCGTCGCCATCGCCGGTATCGATACTCGCCGCCTGACCCGTATCCTGCGCGAAAAGGGTTCGCAGAATGGCTGCATCCTGGTAGGTGACGACGCCACCGAAGAGAAAGCACTGGAGCTGGCACGCAGCTTCCCGGGCCTCAAGGGCATGGACCTGGCCAAGGTAGTCAGCTGCACCGAGCGCTACGAGTGGCGCGAAAGCACCTGGAACCTGCAGTCCGACAGCCACCCGGAAATTCCGGCCAGCGAGCTGCCTTACCACGTGGTCGCCTATGACTACGGCGTGAAGCTGAACATCCTGCGCATGCTGGTCGAGCGTGGCTGCCGCCTGACCGTGGTGCCGGCACAAACTCCGGCCAGCGACGTGCTGGCGCTCAATCCTGATGGCGTGTTTCTCTCCAACGGTCCTGGCGATCCCGAGCCGTGCGACTACGCGATCCAGGCGATCAAGGACGTTCTGGAAACCGATATTCCGGTATTCGGCATCTGCCTCGGCCACCAACTGCTGGCTCTGGCCTCCGGCGCCAAGACCCTGAAAATGGGTCATGGCCACCACGGTGCCAACCACCCGGTACAGGATCTCGACAGCGGTGTGGTGATGATCACCAGCCAGAACCACGGTTTCGCTGTGGACGAAAGCAGCCTGCCGGGCAACCTGCGTGCGATCCACAAGTCGCTGTTCGATGGCACCCTGCAGGGCATCGAGCGCACCGACAAGGACGCCTTCAGCTTCCAGGGTCATCCCGAGGCTAGCCCAGGGCCGCACGATGTGGCGCCACTGTTCGACCGCTTCATCGAAGCCATGGCCAAGCGCCGCTAA
- the dapB gene encoding 4-hydroxy-tetrahydrodipicolinate reductase, with protein MQRIAVMGAAGRMGKTLIEAVSQAEGAKLSAAIDRADSSLIGADAGELVGLGKIGVTLAGDLAAVVDDFDVLIDFTHPSVTLKNLEVCRQAGKAMVIGTTGFTVEEKQQLSEAAKQIPIVFAANFSVGVNLCLKLLDTAARVLGDDVDIEIIEAHHRHKVDAPSGTALRMGEVVADALGRDLQKVAVYGREGQTGARERETIGFATVRAGDVVGDHTVLFAADGERVEITHKASSRMTFAKGAVRSALWLQQRSPALYDMQDVLGLR; from the coding sequence ATGCAACGTATTGCAGTGATGGGCGCCGCCGGGCGCATGGGCAAGACCCTGATCGAGGCTGTCAGCCAGGCCGAGGGCGCCAAGCTCAGCGCCGCCATCGACCGCGCCGATAGCAGCCTGATCGGTGCCGATGCCGGTGAACTGGTCGGCCTGGGCAAGATTGGCGTGACCCTGGCGGGTGATCTGGCCGCAGTGGTCGACGATTTTGACGTGCTGATCGACTTCACCCATCCGTCGGTGACCCTGAAGAACCTGGAAGTCTGCCGCCAGGCGGGCAAGGCCATGGTCATCGGTACCACCGGTTTCACCGTGGAAGAGAAGCAGCAGCTGAGCGAAGCGGCCAAGCAGATCCCCATCGTCTTTGCCGCCAACTTCAGTGTCGGCGTCAACCTGTGCCTGAAACTGCTGGATACCGCTGCCCGCGTATTGGGTGATGATGTGGACATCGAAATCATCGAAGCCCACCACCGGCACAAGGTCGACGCGCCGTCTGGCACCGCGCTGCGCATGGGCGAAGTGGTGGCCGATGCACTGGGGCGTGATCTGCAGAAAGTCGCCGTGTATGGCCGCGAAGGTCAGACCGGCGCCCGTGAGCGTGAAACCATAGGCTTCGCCACCGTGCGTGCCGGTGACGTGGTGGGTGATCACACCGTGCTGTTCGCCGCCGATGGCGAGCGTGTCGAGATCACCCACAAGGCCTCCAGCCGCATGACTTTCGCCAAGGGCGCAGTGCGTTCGGCCTTGTGGCTGCAGCAGCGTTCGCCCGCCTTGTACGACATGCAGGACGTGTTGGGCTTGCGTTGA